One window of the Dyella humicola genome contains the following:
- the coaBC gene encoding bifunctional phosphopantothenoylcysteine decarboxylase/phosphopantothenate--cysteine ligase CoaBC — translation MSLAQRRVLLGVSGGIAAYKSCELVRRMRDLGAEVRVVMTEGATHFVSATTFQALSGQPVRMSLWDAEAEAAMGHIELARWAERILIAPASADLIARLAHGMADDLLTTVCLASAAPVYVAPAMNQQMWAHPAVQANIDTLRQRGVRMLGPASGDQACGDIGSGRMLEPLGLRAAIVASFGHAALRGLNVVVSAGPTYEDIDPVRFIGNRSSGQMGFAIAESAVQAGANVTLVAGPVSLPTPQGVARRVDVRSAAQMRDAVVAASAQADIYIGAAAVGDYRPASVASQKIKKHDGAALVLHLAENPDILATLAAQTVRPFLVGFAAETHDVEQYARDKLQRKGLDMIAANQVGGGLGFEAADNALTLYWPEGVAELGRTSKTELAHQLVAKVAERYRAVRA, via the coding sequence ATGAGTCTTGCCCAACGCCGCGTCCTGCTGGGCGTATCCGGCGGAATCGCTGCTTACAAGTCCTGCGAGCTGGTCCGCCGTATGCGCGACCTCGGCGCCGAGGTTCGCGTGGTGATGACCGAGGGTGCTACGCATTTTGTCAGCGCCACGACGTTCCAGGCGCTGTCTGGCCAACCGGTACGGATGAGCCTGTGGGACGCCGAGGCCGAAGCGGCCATGGGCCATATCGAGCTGGCGCGCTGGGCCGAGCGCATCCTGATCGCCCCAGCCAGCGCCGACCTGATCGCCCGGCTTGCGCACGGGATGGCCGACGATCTACTCACCACGGTGTGCCTGGCCAGCGCAGCGCCCGTCTACGTGGCGCCGGCGATGAACCAGCAGATGTGGGCGCACCCGGCGGTGCAGGCCAATATCGATACCTTGCGCCAGCGCGGCGTGCGCATGCTGGGTCCCGCCTCGGGCGACCAGGCCTGTGGCGATATCGGTTCGGGTCGCATGCTGGAACCGCTGGGATTGCGCGCCGCGATCGTGGCGTCGTTTGGCCACGCCGCGCTGCGCGGATTGAATGTCGTGGTGAGCGCCGGCCCGACCTACGAAGACATCGATCCGGTCCGTTTCATTGGTAACCGCAGTTCCGGTCAGATGGGTTTTGCGATCGCCGAGTCTGCCGTACAGGCGGGTGCCAACGTGACCCTTGTGGCTGGCCCGGTGAGTTTGCCCACACCGCAAGGCGTGGCACGCCGCGTCGACGTACGAAGCGCCGCGCAGATGCGCGATGCGGTGGTGGCTGCGTCCGCGCAAGCGGACATCTATATCGGAGCCGCCGCGGTGGGCGATTACCGCCCTGCGAGCGTGGCCAGCCAAAAGATCAAGAAGCATGACGGTGCGGCGCTGGTACTCCATCTCGCCGAGAATCCGGACATTCTCGCCACCCTCGCCGCACAAACCGTGCGCCCCTTCTTGGTTGGATTCGCCGCTGAGACGCATGATGTGGAGCAATACGCGCGCGACAAACTGCAGCGCAAAGGACTGGACATGATTGCCGCCAACCAGGTCGGTGGCGGCCTCGGCTTCGAGGCTGCCGACAATGCATTGACCCTTTACTGGCCCGAAGGTGTCGCCGAACTGGGGCGAACCTCCAAGACGGAGCTAGCGCATCAGCTGGTGGCCAAGGTGGCCGAACGCTACCGGGCGGTGCGCGCATGA
- a CDS encoding SDR family NAD(P)-dependent oxidoreductase, which produces MKNIIVITGASSGFGLMSARALAHAGHTVYAGMRETRGRNAARVAEMQQYTHEHGIDLRAIEMDVAAQASVDAAIGQIVAEHGRLDVVVHNAGHMSYGPAEAFTPEQFAELYDVNVLSTQRVNRAALPQLRKQGRGLVVWVSSSSVRGGTPPYLAPYFAAKAGMDSLAVSYAGELARWGVETSIVVPGAFTQGTNHFAHAGSPADTEVAQAYASGPTADFGEVAFKGLAALEPADADPQAVADAIVAVVDAPFGKRPFRVHIDPSQDGAEIVNGVADRVRAELLRRIGLEDILRPRELG; this is translated from the coding sequence ATGAAAAACATCATCGTCATCACGGGCGCGTCGAGTGGCTTCGGCCTGATGAGCGCACGCGCGCTGGCGCATGCAGGCCACACGGTCTATGCGGGCATGCGCGAAACCCGGGGACGCAACGCGGCGCGCGTGGCCGAGATGCAGCAATACACCCATGAACACGGCATCGATCTGCGCGCCATCGAGATGGATGTGGCTGCGCAGGCATCGGTCGATGCCGCCATTGGCCAGATCGTTGCCGAGCACGGCCGCCTCGACGTGGTCGTGCACAACGCCGGCCACATGTCGTACGGGCCGGCCGAGGCGTTCACGCCGGAGCAGTTTGCCGAACTGTATGACGTCAACGTGCTGAGCACGCAGCGAGTCAATCGCGCGGCCTTGCCGCAGCTGCGCAAGCAAGGCCGGGGCCTGGTTGTATGGGTGTCGTCCAGCAGCGTTCGCGGCGGTACGCCGCCCTATCTGGCGCCGTACTTCGCCGCCAAGGCGGGTATGGATTCGCTGGCGGTGAGCTATGCGGGCGAGCTGGCGCGCTGGGGCGTCGAAACGTCCATCGTCGTGCCCGGCGCCTTCACCCAGGGCACCAATCACTTCGCCCATGCCGGCTCACCGGCCGATACCGAGGTGGCGCAGGCCTATGCCAGCGGACCGACGGCTGATTTCGGCGAGGTGGCCTTCAAGGGGTTGGCGGCGCTGGAGCCGGCCGATGCGGACCCACAGGCGGTAGCGGACGCGATTGTCGCCGTGGTTGATGCACCGTTCGGCAAGCGGCCTTTCCGTGTGCACATCGATCCGTCACAGGACGGGGCAGAGATCGTCAACGGCGTGGCTGATCGGGTAAGGGCGGAACTGCTTCGCCGCATCGGGCTGGAGGACATCCTCAGGCCACGCGAGTTGGGGTGA
- a CDS encoding SDR family oxidoreductase, with translation MSANTPKVALVTGGSRGIGAAIAERLARDGFIVVINYAGDVAAAETLARKIEATGGRALTAQADIADPAAVGRLFDAAEAAFGQVDVLVNNAGMMQLAAVADTDDDVFDRTIAVNLKGTFNTLREAGKRLAQDGRIINFSTSIVGTYLPTYGVYAATKAAVEALTHVMSKELRGRNITVNAVAPGPTATDLFLKGKSPELVAQMAKAAPLERLGQPDDIANVVAFLAGPDGSWVNGQVLRANGGLI, from the coding sequence ATGTCTGCCAACACTCCCAAAGTCGCCCTGGTCACCGGTGGTTCCCGCGGTATCGGTGCCGCTATCGCTGAACGCCTGGCTCGCGATGGCTTCATCGTGGTGATCAACTACGCCGGCGACGTAGCCGCCGCCGAGACGCTGGCCCGCAAGATCGAGGCCACTGGTGGCCGTGCGCTCACTGCGCAGGCGGATATCGCTGACCCAGCGGCCGTAGGTCGTTTGTTCGACGCGGCTGAGGCAGCTTTTGGCCAGGTCGACGTGCTGGTCAACAACGCCGGCATGATGCAGCTGGCTGCCGTGGCCGACACCGACGACGACGTGTTCGATCGCACCATCGCGGTCAACCTGAAGGGCACCTTCAACACTCTGCGCGAAGCCGGCAAACGCCTTGCCCAGGACGGCCGCATCATCAATTTCTCCACCAGCATCGTAGGCACCTACCTGCCCACTTATGGCGTCTACGCGGCGACCAAGGCGGCGGTGGAAGCGCTGACCCATGTGATGTCGAAGGAGCTGCGTGGCCGCAACATCACCGTAAATGCGGTGGCGCCGGGCCCCACCGCCACCGATCTGTTCCTCAAGGGCAAGTCGCCCGAACTGGTCGCGCAGATGGCGAAGGCGGCTCCCCTCGAACGCCTGGGCCAACCCGACGACATCGCCAACGTGGTGGCCTTCCTCGCGGGTCCCGATGGCAGCTGGGTGAACGGCCAGGTGCTGCGTGCCAATGGCGGCCTCATCTGA
- a CDS encoding LysR family transcriptional regulator — translation MDKVDAMRLFARIVERRSFTLAAHDLELPRSTVTEVVKRLEARLGARLLERTTRQVRPTLDGEAYYQRCLAILAEIEEAEAAFTGAKPSGLLRVHVQGTLARHFMLPGLPGFLDRYPEIQLRIGEGDRYVDLVREGVDCVLRVGKPSDSSMVGRQVALLEEATCASPGYLERHGLPQSPDDLAGHRMIGFVSSATGSVMPLEFLVNGALRQLTLPVTTSVVGAETYVAMARLGLGLIQVPRYRLQEDFASGTLIDVLPDFPPSSSPVYVLYPQNRQLSPRVRVFVDWLAAEFVARLPPIANV, via the coding sequence ATGGACAAAGTCGATGCCATGCGTTTGTTTGCGCGGATCGTGGAACGTCGCAGCTTTACGCTGGCGGCGCACGATCTGGAGCTGCCGCGCTCCACCGTGACCGAGGTCGTAAAGCGGCTGGAGGCGCGCCTGGGGGCGCGGCTGCTGGAACGCACCACGCGCCAGGTTCGCCCCACGCTGGATGGTGAGGCTTATTACCAGCGTTGTCTGGCCATTCTTGCCGAGATCGAAGAAGCCGAAGCCGCCTTCACCGGCGCGAAGCCGAGCGGTCTGCTGCGCGTACACGTACAGGGCACGCTGGCCCGCCACTTCATGCTCCCCGGCCTGCCCGGCTTCCTGGATCGCTACCCCGAGATCCAGCTGCGCATCGGCGAAGGCGACCGCTATGTCGATCTCGTGCGCGAAGGCGTCGACTGCGTCTTGCGTGTCGGCAAGCCTTCCGACAGCAGCATGGTCGGCCGCCAAGTCGCCTTGCTGGAAGAGGCCACCTGCGCCAGTCCTGGGTATCTCGAACGCCACGGCCTACCGCAGTCGCCCGACGATCTCGCGGGCCACCGCATGATCGGCTTCGTCTCATCCGCTACCGGCAGCGTGATGCCGCTGGAGTTCCTGGTAAACGGGGCGCTACGACAGCTCACCCTGCCGGTCACGACCAGCGTCGTGGGTGCGGAGACCTATGTCGCCATGGCGCGGCTGGGCCTGGGCCTGATCCAGGTGCCGCGCTACCGCCTCCAGGAGGATTTCGCCAGCGGCACCCTCATTGATGTACTGCCGGACTTTCCGCCCTCATCGTCGCCGGTCTATGTGCTCTATCCCCAGAATCGCCAGCTATCGCCACGGGTGCGGGTGTTCGTCGACTGGCTCGCAGCCGAGTTTGTGGCACGCCTGCCGCCGATCGCCAACGTTTAA
- the radC gene encoding RadC family protein — translation MSIREWPAQERPREKLLARGCDALSDAELIAVLLGNGIPGKDAIALGRELLGNSGGLSALLGDPGGAMKLRGIGPAKRARLIAALELARRSLAEQLAERPSLGNPRDSGNYLRARLRHLPYEVFGCLYLDNRHRVLAFEELFRGTIDGASVHPREVVRACLRHNASAVIFAHNHPSGVAEPSAADRAITRELRDALQLVDVRVLDHLVIGSGEPASMAALGLL, via the coding sequence ATGAGCATTCGTGAATGGCCGGCACAGGAACGTCCCCGCGAGAAGCTGTTGGCGCGCGGCTGCGATGCGTTGTCCGATGCCGAATTGATCGCCGTGCTGCTGGGCAACGGCATCCCCGGCAAGGACGCCATTGCACTGGGGCGAGAGCTGCTGGGTAACAGTGGGGGCCTCAGCGCGCTGCTCGGCGACCCCGGCGGCGCGATGAAACTGCGCGGCATCGGCCCGGCCAAGCGGGCGCGCCTTATCGCCGCGCTCGAACTGGCGCGCCGTTCGCTGGCCGAACAACTGGCCGAGCGTCCCAGCCTGGGCAACCCTCGCGACAGCGGCAACTACCTGCGTGCCCGCCTACGCCACCTGCCCTATGAAGTGTTTGGCTGCCTCTATCTCGACAACCGGCACCGCGTGCTGGCGTTCGAGGAACTGTTTCGCGGCACGATTGATGGTGCCAGCGTGCATCCGCGCGAGGTCGTCCGCGCCTGCCTGCGCCATAACGCGTCCGCCGTGATCTTCGCGCACAACCATCCCTCGGGCGTGGCCGAACCCAGCGCCGCCGATCGCGCGATCACCCGCGAGCTGCGCGATGCGCTGCAATTGGTCGATGTGCGCGTACTTGATCATCTGGTGATTGGCAGCGGTGAACCGGCATCCATGGCGGCACTCGGCCTGCTTTGA
- the argS gene encoding arginine--tRNA ligase, protein MKEQLRELLLQAIHTLQNDATLPADLDVPNFVIERARSREHGDFAANAAMLLAKPARAKPRELAEKLVAALPANTLVEKVEIAGPGFINFFLAPAAYHEEVRRIMAEGDAYGRSTSGDGKTVGVEFVSANPTGPLHVGHGRNAVLGDCLSRLLEATGWKVKREFYYNDAGVQIQNLAVSTQARARGLAPDDAGWPEDGYRGDYIADVAKAYLAGESVVADGHAVTGAKDPENLEAIRQFAVAALRHEQDLDLKAFGVGFDVYFLESSLYTDGKVEETVRELVAHGHTYEEGGALWLRSTDFNDDKDRVMRKSDGTYTYFVPDVAYHLSKWQRGYENAVTVLGSDHHGSLARVKAGLQALDVGIPKGWPHYVLYQMVTVMRGGEEVKLSKRAGSYLTLRDLIEEAGRDATRYFLISRKADSQLVFDIDLARSQSNDNPVYYIQYAHARVCRVLEELAERGLPAVDTLAGIKQLARLDSEHEQALLTELSRYPEVVDAAAGNLEPHLIAQYLRELAGALHSYYHEHKWIVDDAELRNARITLAVTTRQVIRNGLDLLGLSAPEKM, encoded by the coding sequence GTGAAAGAACAGCTGCGCGAACTGCTGCTGCAGGCTATCCATACCCTGCAGAACGATGCCACCCTGCCCGCGGATCTCGACGTGCCCAACTTCGTGATCGAACGCGCCCGCAGCCGCGAGCACGGCGATTTCGCTGCCAATGCCGCCATGTTGCTGGCCAAGCCGGCGCGCGCCAAACCGCGCGAGCTGGCCGAGAAGCTGGTAGCCGCCCTGCCCGCCAATACGCTGGTGGAAAAGGTAGAGATCGCCGGCCCGGGCTTCATCAACTTCTTCCTGGCGCCTGCCGCCTATCACGAGGAAGTTCGCCGCATCATGGCCGAGGGCGACGCCTACGGCCGCAGCACCAGCGGCGACGGCAAGACGGTGGGCGTCGAGTTCGTCTCGGCCAACCCCACCGGCCCGCTGCATGTCGGCCACGGCCGCAACGCGGTGCTGGGCGACTGCCTGAGCCGCCTGCTCGAAGCCACCGGCTGGAAGGTGAAGCGCGAGTTCTATTACAACGACGCCGGCGTGCAGATCCAGAACCTGGCCGTCTCGACGCAGGCGCGCGCGCGCGGCCTCGCGCCGGACGATGCGGGCTGGCCCGAGGACGGTTACCGCGGCGACTACATCGCTGACGTGGCCAAGGCTTATCTCGCCGGCGAATCGGTGGTGGCTGATGGCCATGCCGTGACTGGCGCCAAGGATCCTGAGAATCTCGAAGCGATCCGCCAGTTCGCCGTGGCCGCGCTGCGCCATGAGCAGGACCTCGACCTCAAGGCCTTCGGCGTCGGCTTCGACGTGTACTTCCTGGAATCCTCGCTCTACACCGACGGCAAGGTGGAAGAGACCGTGCGCGAGCTGGTCGCCCACGGTCACACCTACGAGGAAGGCGGTGCGCTGTGGCTGCGCTCGACCGACTTCAATGACGACAAAGACCGCGTCATGCGCAAGTCCGACGGCACCTATACCTACTTCGTGCCGGACGTGGCCTATCACCTGTCCAAGTGGCAGCGTGGCTACGAGAACGCCGTCACCGTGCTGGGCTCGGATCACCATGGCTCGCTGGCCCGCGTAAAGGCGGGCCTGCAGGCGCTGGATGTCGGGATCCCGAAGGGCTGGCCGCATTACGTGCTGTACCAGATGGTGACGGTGATGCGTGGCGGCGAGGAAGTGAAGCTGTCCAAGCGCGCCGGCAGCTACCTCACCCTGCGCGACCTGATCGAAGAAGCCGGCCGCGATGCGACGCGCTACTTCCTCATCTCGCGCAAGGCCGACTCGCAGCTGGTATTCGACATCGACCTGGCGCGCTCGCAAAGCAACGACAATCCGGTCTACTACATCCAGTACGCCCATGCCCGCGTATGCCGCGTGCTGGAGGAACTGGCCGAGCGCGGCCTGCCGGCGGTCGACACGCTTGCCGGCATCAAGCAGCTCGCACGACTGGACAGCGAGCACGAGCAGGCGCTGTTGACCGAGCTGTCACGCTACCCGGAAGTGGTCGACGCCGCCGCCGGCAATCTGGAACCTCACCTGATCGCGCAATATCTGCGCGAGCTCGCTGGCGCCCTGCATAGTTATTATCACGAGCACAAATGGATCGTGGATGATGCGGAACTGCGCAACGCGCGTATCACGCTCGCCGTCACCACGCGCCAGGTCATACGAAACGGTCTTGATTTGCTGGGCCTCAGCGCCCCGGAGAAGATGTAA
- a CDS encoding SPOR domain-containing protein, whose amino-acid sequence MAARKGKGRQAVRNNSGGMPGWGWAVIGILIGAVLMFVASGHLPMAPRPNDGPQPNPQATAQRGSDAGAAASESTSATDNSPAPKKPQYDFYSVLSEKEVRIPDAVISAQAKAEQQQKQQAQQAAQSAAQQQATVQKPANAPVAVAEAVTAAPEAAVKAPPPAPGAGGYLLQVGAFPSPADAETLKAKLAMQGFVANVASVSVNGQTYNRVRLGPFHSATELETAKQRLASAGINAIALKEGR is encoded by the coding sequence ATGGCAGCACGCAAGGGCAAAGGTCGCCAGGCCGTCCGCAATAACAGCGGTGGCATGCCGGGCTGGGGTTGGGCCGTCATCGGCATCCTGATCGGTGCCGTGCTGATGTTCGTGGCGAGTGGCCATCTGCCGATGGCGCCGCGCCCCAACGATGGCCCGCAACCCAATCCCCAGGCCACCGCCCAGCGCGGTAGCGACGCCGGTGCCGCGGCCTCGGAATCCACCTCGGCCACCGACAACTCCCCGGCGCCGAAGAAGCCTCAGTACGACTTCTACTCCGTGCTGTCGGAAAAGGAAGTTCGTATTCCCGACGCCGTGATCAGCGCCCAGGCCAAGGCCGAGCAGCAGCAGAAGCAACAGGCCCAGCAGGCGGCCCAGAGCGCTGCCCAGCAGCAGGCCACCGTGCAGAAACCGGCGAATGCACCGGTCGCGGTCGCCGAGGCCGTTACCGCCGCCCCCGAGGCTGCCGTGAAAGCGCCGCCCCCGGCACCGGGTGCGGGAGGTTACCTGCTGCAGGTCGGCGCCTTCCCGAGCCCGGCTGACGCCGAGACGCTCAAGGCCAAGCTCGCCATGCAAGGTTTCGTCGCCAATGTCGCTTCCGTCAGCGTCAACGGCCAGACCTACAACCGCGTGCGCCTGGGCCCGTTCCATTCGGCCACCGAACTGGAGACCGCCAAACAGCGTCTCGCGTCGGCCGGCATTAATGCGATTGCGTTGAAGGAAGGCAGGTAA
- a CDS encoding NAD(P)-dependent oxidoreductase, which produces MSLKAAFIGLGAMGTPMAGHLKAHGLLHAVSSRTKANADAVAKELGVAAPPLAELAAQCDVIALCVTADADVLGTVDALAPHLRKGAIVVDHSTVAPDTAKQAAARLSAVSAYFLDAPVSGGVEGAKSGKLSVMVGGDADVLERARPVLEAYALRITHLGAVGAGQATKAVNQVLVAGIAQGVCEGLALGEALGLDPERLLPTLGAGAAGNWFLEKRGATMLRDEFSVGFKLGLLHKDLGIVRQIAESAGTSRNVIERSLADYAELMSQGYGDEDISALIRLKRKR; this is translated from the coding sequence ATGAGTCTCAAGGCAGCATTTATCGGGCTCGGCGCCATGGGCACGCCGATGGCAGGGCATCTGAAGGCACACGGCTTGCTTCATGCCGTGTCGAGTCGCACGAAGGCCAATGCCGATGCCGTGGCGAAGGAACTCGGCGTAGCCGCGCCGCCGCTGGCCGAGCTGGCGGCGCAATGCGACGTGATCGCCCTGTGCGTCACCGCGGATGCCGACGTGCTGGGCACGGTCGACGCACTCGCGCCGCACCTCAGGAAGGGCGCGATCGTGGTGGACCACTCCACGGTCGCACCGGATACCGCCAAGCAGGCGGCCGCGCGCCTGTCCGCGGTCAGTGCGTACTTCCTCGATGCACCGGTATCCGGTGGTGTCGAAGGCGCGAAGAGCGGCAAGCTATCGGTGATGGTAGGCGGCGATGCCGACGTGCTCGAACGTGCACGCCCCGTACTGGAAGCGTATGCGCTGCGCATTACACATCTAGGTGCCGTCGGTGCCGGCCAGGCCACCAAGGCTGTGAACCAGGTGCTGGTGGCGGGTATTGCGCAAGGCGTGTGCGAAGGTCTCGCACTCGGTGAAGCGCTGGGCCTCGATCCCGAGCGCTTGCTGCCCACGCTGGGTGCTGGCGCGGCCGGCAACTGGTTCCTCGAAAAGCGTGGCGCCACCATGCTGCGCGACGAATTCAGCGTGGGCTTCAAATTGGGCCTGCTGCACAAGGATCTGGGCATCGTGCGCCAGATTGCCGAAAGTGCCGGCACCAGCCGCAACGTGATCGAGCGCTCACTCGCCGACTATGCCGAGCTGATGAGCCAGGGCTACGGTGACGAAGACATCTCGGCGTTGATTCGGCTCAAGCGCAAGCGCTGA
- a CDS encoding patatin-like phospholipase family protein: MDVRKNPSALKMTDQELAREHHRQYQVTALVLQGGGALGAYQAGVYQSLDEAGIHPNWVAGISIGALNAAIIAGNAPERRVERLREFWQAICRPPLLPVWPTPPLEPGAWQLTWQNVQSGWAAFRALTEGQPGFFYPRPFPLMPWNASPATASWYDTAPLKLTLERLVDFDRINHKTSMRVSVGAVNVRTGNFAYFDNTEGPLRVEHFMASGALPPGFPAIEINGEFYWDGGMVSNTPLYKVLSDAARCDSLIFQVDLWSSRGELPSDLAEVTSRTKDIQYSSRTRLITEYMSLRQRQERVLHDVMALVPEDQRNHPAYRHAEIYASSALVNLFHLIYRNKPYEGHYKDYEFSLDSMRQHWNAGMDDMQCTLAEPTWFERPSAEHPFITHDVHCED, translated from the coding sequence ATGGACGTCCGTAAGAACCCATCAGCACTGAAAATGACCGACCAGGAGCTTGCGCGAGAGCACCATAGGCAATATCAGGTCACCGCCCTGGTATTGCAGGGCGGAGGCGCGCTGGGCGCGTATCAGGCGGGGGTATACCAGTCGTTGGACGAGGCTGGCATCCATCCCAACTGGGTCGCCGGCATCTCCATCGGCGCGCTCAACGCGGCGATCATCGCCGGCAACGCGCCGGAGCGCCGGGTCGAACGTTTGCGCGAGTTCTGGCAGGCCATATGTCGTCCACCGCTGTTGCCGGTGTGGCCCACGCCGCCGCTGGAGCCGGGAGCGTGGCAGCTGACCTGGCAAAACGTCCAGAGTGGCTGGGCGGCGTTTCGCGCGCTTACCGAGGGGCAGCCTGGCTTCTTTTATCCGCGGCCCTTCCCGTTGATGCCATGGAACGCCTCTCCGGCCACGGCGAGCTGGTACGACACGGCGCCCTTGAAGCTCACGCTGGAGCGACTGGTCGATTTCGACCGCATCAACCACAAGACCTCGATGCGCGTGTCGGTGGGCGCCGTCAATGTGCGCACGGGCAACTTCGCCTACTTCGACAACACCGAAGGCCCGCTGCGCGTCGAGCATTTCATGGCATCGGGCGCCTTGCCGCCCGGCTTTCCCGCGATCGAGATCAATGGCGAGTTTTACTGGGACGGCGGTATGGTCTCCAATACGCCGCTCTACAAGGTATTGTCGGATGCAGCGCGGTGCGATTCGCTGATATTCCAGGTGGATCTGTGGAGTTCGCGTGGCGAGTTGCCGAGCGATCTGGCGGAAGTGACTTCGCGCACCAAGGACATCCAGTACTCCAGCCGCACACGCCTGATCACCGAATACATGAGCTTGCGCCAGCGACAAGAGCGCGTGCTGCACGATGTGATGGCCCTGGTGCCGGAAGACCAGCGCAACCATCCTGCCTATCGTCACGCCGAGATCTACGCCAGCAGCGCCCTGGTCAACCTGTTCCATCTCATCTATCGCAACAAGCCCTACGAAGGACATTACAAAGACTACGAGTTCAGCCTCGACAGCATGCGCCAGCACTGGAATGCCGGTATGGACGACATGCAATGCACCCTGGCCGAGCCGACCTGGTTCGAACGGCCGAGTGCCGAACATCCTTTTATTACCCACGACGTCCACTGCGAAGATTGA
- a CDS encoding acetoacetate decarboxylase, with translation MHAARPPRPSLPPQGSPVKIADVLANAFAMPLTSPAFPPGPYRFVNREFLVVTYRTDLDALRAVVPEPLEIEQPLVKYEFIRMPDSTGFGDYTESGQVIPVSFRGERGSYVHSMYLNDHPPIAGGRELWGFPKKLASPVLDTEIDTIVGTLDYGKVRVAKATMGFKHREADRDAILAGLAAPNYLLKIIPHVDGTPRICELVRYYTTNVTLKGAWTGPASLELHPHALAPVADLPVLNVESALHFITDLTLDLGTVVYDYLAD, from the coding sequence ATGCATGCGGCTCGGCCTCCCCGACCCTCGCTTCCCCCACAAGGATCGCCAGTGAAGATTGCCGACGTTTTAGCGAACGCTTTTGCCATGCCACTGACCAGCCCGGCCTTTCCGCCGGGACCGTATCGATTCGTCAACCGCGAGTTCCTCGTCGTCACCTATCGCACCGATCTGGATGCGTTGCGCGCGGTGGTACCCGAACCACTGGAGATCGAGCAGCCGCTGGTGAAGTACGAATTCATCCGCATGCCCGATTCCACCGGCTTCGGCGACTACACCGAGTCGGGCCAGGTGATTCCCGTGAGCTTCCGCGGCGAGCGGGGAAGCTATGTGCATTCGATGTACCTCAACGACCACCCGCCGATCGCGGGTGGTCGCGAGTTGTGGGGCTTCCCGAAGAAGCTCGCCAGCCCGGTGCTGGATACCGAGATCGACACCATCGTCGGCACGCTCGACTACGGCAAGGTGCGCGTGGCCAAGGCCACCATGGGTTTCAAGCACCGCGAGGCCGATCGCGACGCGATCCTGGCCGGATTGGCGGCGCCCAACTACCTGTTGAAGATAATCCCGCACGTGGACGGTACGCCGCGCATTTGCGAGCTGGTTCGCTACTACACCACCAACGTCACGCTCAAGGGTGCCTGGACCGGCCCGGCCTCGCTCGAACTGCATCCTCATGCACTGGCGCCCGTGGCCGACCTGCCAGTGCTGAACGTGGAGTCGGCCCTACACTTCATCACCGACCTGACGCTCGACCTGGGCACGGTCGTGTACGACTATCTGGCCGATTGA
- a CDS encoding 3-hydroxybutyrate dehydrogenase — protein MASLDGKVALITGAASGLGKAIAELYAKNGAAVAIADINQQAADATANEIKAAGGKAIGIAMDVTDEAAVNAGTDKVVAAFGHLDILISNAGVQIINPIEQFAFADWKKMLAIHLDGGFLTTKAALQHMYKDDRGGIVIYMGSVHSHEASKLKSAYVTAKHGLLGLARTLAKEGAAHNVRSHVICPGFVRTPLVEKQIPEQAKELGISEADVIKNVMLKDTVDGVFTTVEDIAQTALYLATFPSAALTGQSIVVSHGWYMQ, from the coding sequence ATGGCAAGTCTCGACGGCAAGGTGGCACTCATCACTGGCGCGGCCAGTGGCCTCGGCAAGGCGATCGCCGAGTTGTATGCGAAGAACGGTGCGGCGGTCGCCATCGCCGACATCAACCAGCAGGCGGCAGACGCCACGGCGAACGAGATCAAGGCAGCCGGCGGCAAGGCGATCGGCATTGCCATGGACGTAACCGATGAGGCCGCCGTCAATGCAGGCACCGACAAGGTCGTCGCCGCGTTTGGCCATCTGGATATTCTTATTTCCAACGCTGGCGTGCAGATCATCAATCCGATCGAGCAGTTCGCCTTCGCCGACTGGAAGAAAATGCTGGCCATCCATCTCGATGGCGGCTTCCTCACCACCAAGGCCGCGCTGCAGCATATGTACAAGGACGACCGCGGCGGCATCGTGATCTATATGGGTTCGGTGCATTCGCACGAAGCGTCCAAACTGAAATCGGCCTACGTCACCGCCAAGCACGGCTTGCTCGGCCTCGCGCGCACGCTGGCGAAAGAAGGCGCGGCGCACAACGTTCGCTCGCATGTGATCTGCCCCGGCTTCGTGCGCACGCCGCTGGTGGAGAAGCAGATTCCGGAACAGGCCAAGGAGCTGGGTATCAGCGAGGCCGACGTGATCAAGAACGTGATGCTCAAGGACACCGTGGATGGCGTGTTCACCACCGTCGAGGACATTGCGCAGACCGCGCTGTATCTCGCTACCTTCCCCTCGGCCGCGCTGACCGGGCAATCCATCGTGGTCAGCCACGGCTGGTATATGCAGTAG